In the genome of Maniola jurtina chromosome 3, ilManJurt1.1, whole genome shotgun sequence, one region contains:
- the LOC123878544 gene encoding uncharacterized protein LOC123878544 produces the protein MALADSMFLFEIVIKDLWSYTHYKKMKIIGQFADVFKVYLKSPTPYSKKTGTKNVKQADKVKKNNLKDRTSESKIRTHMGQLILIVNKTSNLVSLMKKYPLEILISKDPEQYLGSTIIPWSNEYLNYLTKDHLKSAFPPAYTEREYNVFDELTTRRIFTINMSLKLTYLKDKTISQIRSISNKNCSLIDLNKYKMMYNESLIDASTKSLISVSSKEMYTSDNAKEISNERILLKSESIVQEVGCIESDIDISKEHKNTAVSGKSCSSIDYRQNNLFRYIFGDPMGSFGNKVYQVGYFTVETDVAGKNSPKVVSGDQSPEKSTESKKKLGFKKCDSECLNKEFGSCEDNVLDLPVEASHLINVTKCKELTCNYKKHRELPPSPDDRILLDVGQKIDCCSKVMETVEEVVGGVITKMKIGHDPCFCTCECGLVSIRKTTYCTICGGYEIAGDDGIRKTAFEDAMPCPIFHKLVDKNKLKTWSTSGSDSRKKGDDQRSTSIRSSQRTITDRRPTVIEKKSIESEKSRKKKKDDRFKFNYGYKAPQIGHSKCALPCTGTLDNVPKRMGWLWSSENVPGLKYRPMWKPGAINKHVLRLLRMARHPGQIISKKKRKDLGKKKRPLKRPLLMVHKKDGEYTVTMETMKSFSKPRALNQNPYEDKPVVTFTVGRTEEENRERLKRKEREQRRLERAQRNFIQSAFRDMCHEICLKTYQQALGILPDAEDLPCTCYPAIPSAKDTNMDLSCSCSEDKSSTIGSDTDSDEWLVEFTPPNATFDPFHKGKKVLKEDNGSQYTYLDYKVKLFDRFGNPIPRFFKGPDGKQECSDLGGFWSPDHKWLEINIDGYIAPDGKWAPINFIGPSGEQVEADTGKFQAMNGKWLVVGVDGYVDSKGKWKFYPKAMESMKKRYGGAARRKGKPRDKIEKTPLKSEGSWSCFGDVSPRHLSELGIIGHGEDRKLLLIKLQKMLERGEDVRIPQPSTVYRLPRSKTGKKGVSRMKFYRSFQKSYECHHPVPSDKGIVAVNDHGNKIYFRLKDHKNRRPIERIAKLTEQGISLSSFHVPCFHSFINAEVMKQQQRERLLALSNKNVVSRGWKPGAISNRLLRMLDKAKSNKSTAERVEHIKRTKKQVEEKPTLIVCKRNGHYHVELQASADKQKELNEQYTPLIYKIETLNNKAKIKKKEKIQRRLTRAALNGAWSDPVYPEACENVCLPAYKQAVGILPESGDDRIDFQEHVDDSNSCSCDDEEISSSCESSDVDWEIHFTPPFVSHQKTTFQKNNNELIQ, from the exons ATGGCTCTTGCGGATTCAATGTTTTTGTTTGAGATAGTTATAAAAGATTTGTGGAGTTACACgcattacaaaaaaatgaaaattattggTCAATTCGCCGATGTGTTCAAGGTATATTTGAAAAGTCCAACTCCTTACTCAAAGAAAACAGGAACGAAAAATGTTAAACAAGCAGACAAGGTGAAAAAGAATAATCTTAAGGATAGGACATCAGAATCAAAAATTAGAACCCATATGGGGCAATTAATTTTGATAGTAAACAAGACATCGAATCTTGTTTCTCTTATGAAGAAATATCCTTTGGAAATACTTATTAGCAAGGACCCTGAACAATACCTTGGATCAACTATTATTCCATGGAGtaatgaatatttaaattatttgactAAAGATCATTTGAAATCAGCATTTCCACCAGCTTACACTGAAAGAGAATACAACGTATTTGATGAGTTAACCACACGGCGAATTTTTACAATTAATATGAGTTTAAAGTTAACTTACTTAAAAGATAAAACAATAAGTCAGATCAGGTCGATATCTAACAAGAACTGCTCattgattgatttaaataaatacaaaatgatGTACAACGAATCTCTAATTGATGCAAGTACTAAATCTCTAATCAGCGTATCAAGCAAAGAAATGTATACTTCAGATAACGCTAAAGAAATCTCTAATGAACGAATTTTACTCAAATCAGAAAGTATAGTACAAGAAGTTGGTTGTATTGAAAGTGATATAGATATTTCTAAGGAACATAAAAATACAGCTGTTTCCGGGAAATCCTGTTCATCAATAGATTATAGACAAAATAATCTTTTTCGTTACATATTTGGAGATCCGATGGGATCTTTTGGTAACAAAGTTTATCAGGTGGGATATTTTACAGTAGAAACTGATGTTGCGGGAAAAAATTCCCCAAAAGTTGTCTCAGGTGACCAAAGTCCCGAAAAATCTACGGAGAGTAAAAAGAAACTAGGTTTCAAAAAATGTGATAGTGAATGTTTGAATAAAGAATTTGGTTCCTGTGAGGATAATGTATTGGATTTACCAGTAGAAGCTTCTCATTTAATTAACGTAACAAAATGCAAAGAACTTACATGCAATTATAAAAAACACAGAGAACTGCCACCGTCACCCGATGATCGTATATTATTAGATGTCGGTCAAAAAATTGATTGTTGTTCTAAAGTAATGGAGACAGTTGAGGAAGTCGTAGGAGGAGTTATTACAAAAATGAAAATTGGTCATGATCCTTGTTTTTGTACTTGTGAGTGTGGTTTGGTCAGTATTAGGAAAACAACATATTGCACAATTTGTGGTGGATATGAAATAGCAGGCGATGATGGAATTCGCAAGACAGCTTTTGAAGATGCTATGCCATGCCCGATTTTTCATAAACTGgttgataaaaataaactaaaaacttgGAGCACATCTGGCAGCGATAGTAGGAAAAAAGGCGATGACCAAAGAAGTACGAGTATCAGGTCTAGTCAAAGAACAATAACTGATAGGCGCCCAACAGTTATTGAAAAGAAAAGCATTGAATCCGAAAAgagtagaaagaaaaaaaaagacgaTAGGTTCAAATTCAACTACGGCTACAAAG CTCCTCAAATAGGACACAGCAAATGTGCTCTACCGTGTACAGGTACTTTAGATAATGTTCCAAAGCGTATGGGTTGGCTTTGGTCATCGGAAAATGTGCCAGGTTTGaag taCCGTCCCATGTGGAAGCCAGGAGCTATTAATAAGCACGTGCTAAGATTACTACGGATGGCACGACATCCAGGTCAAATTATATCTAAAAAGAAAAGGAAGGATTTAGGGAAGAAGAAACGGCCACTTAAACGACCTCTACTTATGGTTCATAAAAAAGATGGAGAATACACTGTCACAATGGAGACTATGAAATCTTTTTCAAAACCAAGAGCACTTAACCAAAACCCATACGAAGACAAACCTGTAGTAACATTTACAGTGGGCCGAACTGAGGAAGAAAACCGTGAACGTTTAAAGAGAAAAGAACGTGAGCAAAGACGTCTTGAAAGAGCTCAGCGCAACTTCATCCAAAGTGCATTTAGAGATATGTGCCatgaaatatgtttaaaaacatATCAACAAGCTCTCGGAATTCTACCAGATGCTGAAGATCTTCCATGTACATGTTATCCAGCTATACCATCTGCTAAGGATACAAACATGGACCTGTCATGTTCATGTTCTGAAGATAAGTCGTCAACTATTGGTTCCGATACAGATTCAGACGAGTGGTTAGTCGAATTTACGCCGCCCAATGCTACATTTGATCCATTTCACAAAGGGAAAAAAGTCTTGAAAGAAGATAACGGGTCTCAGTATACTTATTTAGATTATAAAGTTAAACTATTTGATAGATTTGGAAATCCCatacctagattttttaaaGGTCCTGATGGAAAACAGGAGTGTAGTGATTTAGGTGGATTTTGGAGTCCAGATCATAAGTGGTTAGAAATAAATATAGATGGATATATAGCACCAGATGGTAAGTGGGCTCCGATAAATTTTATAGGACCAAGTGGTGAACAAGTGGAAGCAGATACTGGAAAATTTCAAGCTATGAACGGCAAATGGTTAGTCGTTGGTGTTGATGGCTATGTTGACAGTAAAGGTAAATGGAAATTTTATCCGAAGGCTATGGAGTCAATGAAAAAGAGATATGGTGGTGCTGCTAGGAGAAAAGGGAAGCCACGCGACAAAATAGAAAAGACTCCATTAAAATCAGAAGGTAGTTGGAGTTGTTTTGGTGATGTTTCTCCTAGACATCTATCGGAATTAGGAATTATCGGTCACGGCGAAGATCGAAAATTACTTTTAATCAAGTTACAAAAAATGTTGGAACGCGGAGAAGATGTAAGAATACCTCAACCGTCAACGGTTTATCGTTTACCACGTTCAAAGACTGGAAAGAAAGGAGTAAGTCGTATGAAATTTTATCGGAGTTTCCAAAAAAGTTATGAATGCCATCATCCTGTACCATCGGATAAAGGAATAGTAGCCGTGAATGATCATggcaataaaatttattttagattGAAGGACCATAAAAATAGGCGGCCCATTGAACGGATAGCCAAGTTGACTGAACAAGGCATAAGTCTAAGTTCTTTCCACGTCCCGTGTTTCCATTCCTTCATTAATGCAGAAGTAATGAAACAACAACAAAGAGAAAGATTACTCGCCCTTTCTAATAAGAATGTT GTCTCCCGTGGTTGGAAACCAGGTGCCATATCTAACAGGTTACTTCGAATGCTTGACAAAGCAAAATCTAACAAGTCAACCGCAGAAAGAGTCGAGCACATTAAACGTACCAAGAAACAAGTAGAAGAGAAGCCGACGCTTATAGTTTGCAAACGAAATGGGCACTACCATGTGGAACTGCAAGCATCTGCCGACAAGCAGAAAGAATTAAATGAACAATATACGCCTTTGATATACAAAATTGAAACTTTGAACAATAAAGCTAAGATAAAGAAGAAGGAGAAAATCCAGAGGCGGCTCACAAGAGCTGCACTAAACGGGGCATGGTCTGATCCTGTTTATCCAGAAGCGTGTGAGAATGTTTGTTTACCAGCTTACAAACAGGCTGTTGGTATTTTGCCAGAAAGTGGAGATGATCGAATAGATTTCCAGGAACATGTAGATGATTCAAATAGCTGTTCATGTGATGATGAAGAAATCAGTTCCAGTTGCGAATCTTCGGATGTTGATTGGGAGATTCATTTCACTCCCCCTTTTGTGTCACACCAAAAAACAACGTTCCAAAAGAACAATAATGAATTAATCCAATGA